One Yoonia sp. BS5-3 genomic window carries:
- a CDS encoding ABC transporter ATP-binding protein, translated as MTDNAIEIKGLKKTYAATGKSPAKEALKGIDLNIPRGSIFGLLGPNGAGKSTLINILAGLVVKSAGSVNIWGFDQDRNPRQSRAAIGIMPQEPHLDPFFTPAGSLDVQAGLYGVPKAQRKTAEILELIGLTDKADAYARSLSGGMRRRLLLGKALVHTPQVLVLDEPTAGVDIELRNMLWRNVRKLNDDGMTIILTTHYLEEAEEMCDEIAIINHGEQIVRDSTTNLLGRLDSKTLVITPDQAVELPSLPNNITGARQTDGRLTFTYKSSETPAEQILSLVRDAGITIKDVHTQEAHLEEVFLSLTASREG; from the coding sequence ATGACCGATAACGCAATCGAAATCAAAGGCCTGAAAAAGACCTATGCCGCGACAGGCAAAAGCCCCGCCAAAGAAGCATTGAAGGGAATTGATCTGAACATCCCGCGCGGCTCCATCTTCGGGCTTCTTGGGCCAAATGGCGCTGGAAAATCGACGCTGATCAATATTTTAGCCGGGCTGGTGGTCAAATCAGCCGGATCAGTCAATATCTGGGGCTTTGATCAAGATCGGAACCCGCGCCAATCCCGCGCGGCCATTGGGATCATGCCGCAAGAACCGCATCTTGACCCGTTCTTTACGCCCGCAGGTTCGCTTGATGTCCAAGCCGGGCTATACGGCGTTCCAAAGGCGCAGCGCAAAACTGCAGAAATCCTGGAATTGATTGGCCTTACCGACAAGGCCGACGCCTATGCCCGCTCATTATCAGGCGGGATGCGGCGACGGCTCTTGTTGGGCAAAGCCTTGGTCCATACCCCGCAGGTCTTGGTCCTGGACGAGCCTACAGCAGGCGTCGATATCGAATTGCGCAATATGCTGTGGCGCAATGTACGCAAGCTGAATGATGACGGTATGACAATCATCCTGACCACCCATTACCTCGAAGAGGCCGAGGAAATGTGTGATGAGATCGCCATCATCAATCACGGCGAACAGATTGTACGTGACAGTACCACGAACTTATTGGGGCGGTTGGATAGCAAGACACTGGTGATCACCCCCGATCAGGCGGTTGAACTGCCCTCTTTGCCGAACAACATTACCGGTGCGCGTCAGACCGATGGCCGGCTGACTTTTACCTACAAAAGCAGTGAAACGCCGGCAGAGCAGATCCTGTCATTGGTGCGTGATGCCGGAATCACGATCAAAGACGTACACACGCAAGAGGCGCATCTGGAAGAGGTTTTCCTATCCCTCACCGCATCGCGTGAGGGATAG
- a CDS encoding glycosyltransferase family 32 protein produces MFLNPDWEYRLWTDDDLSKLVADHYPDLEGLFHSYPNPVQRADLGRYLILHHCGGIYADLDIECVAPLAAIQNETRIVFAEEPAEHHIPAQSLGLPVFLFNGVIASPKAHRFWPHLINVLKKCAHAKNYVLESTGPLALTGAYLSFDAPETISVNSCHLFNPITDKGHFSQSRPHGDFADHHLRNHYWRGSWYRCRTTSRLQRLKTSCRRLKYRLGRGPYLDKEKLRAQIDTATLYRPISPTDENVCILIPVRDAAPFLDRCFAVGN; encoded by the coding sequence GTGTTCCTGAACCCAGATTGGGAATATCGGCTTTGGACGGATGATGACCTGTCTAAGCTGGTTGCTGACCACTACCCCGACCTCGAGGGTCTTTTTCATAGTTATCCGAACCCGGTGCAGCGGGCCGATCTGGGACGCTATTTGATCTTGCATCACTGTGGCGGGATATACGCTGATTTGGATATTGAATGCGTCGCCCCCTTGGCCGCCATCCAGAATGAAACGCGTATTGTCTTTGCCGAAGAACCCGCCGAGCACCACATCCCTGCGCAGTCTTTGGGCCTGCCAGTTTTTCTGTTTAACGGCGTGATCGCTAGCCCAAAGGCGCATCGATTTTGGCCGCACTTGATCAATGTTTTGAAAAAATGCGCCCATGCAAAAAACTATGTTCTTGAATCGACCGGACCACTTGCGCTGACGGGTGCGTATCTCAGTTTTGATGCGCCAGAGACAATATCGGTTAACTCCTGTCACCTTTTCAACCCAATCACGGATAAGGGGCACTTCAGCCAGAGCCGGCCACATGGTGATTTCGCAGATCATCACCTACGCAATCATTATTGGCGCGGTTCTTGGTATCGTTGCCGGACAACATCACGGTTGCAACGCCTTAAGACATCCTGCCGAAGGTTGAAATATCGCCTCGGGCGCGGGCCTTATCTGGATAAAGAAAAGCTACGCGCGCAAATCGATACTGCTACGCTTTATCGGCCCATCAGCCCCACCGACGAGAATGTGTGCATTTTGATCCCCGTGCGCGATGCAGCACCATTTCTTGATCGTTGCTTTGCTGTCGGCAATTGA
- the comD gene encoding sulfopyruvate decarboxylase subunit alpha: MSISKKIVDDFVANDISFVTTVPCKQLAGVIDEVEARPEIHHIPANKEDEGMGLCAGAYMGGKRPAIIMQNTAIGVTINTLVTLTQFYRMPLPMLISYRGELREPVACQVEMAVHTKALLNQLHIPTYHFHKESDAAELDAILKYTFMCNKPVAILTDASFWGGYGDQ; encoded by the coding sequence GTGAGTATCAGCAAGAAGATCGTGGATGACTTTGTCGCCAACGATATATCATTTGTCACGACCGTCCCCTGCAAACAGCTTGCCGGTGTCATTGATGAGGTCGAGGCCCGCCCCGAAATCCACCATATCCCGGCCAATAAAGAAGATGAGGGTATGGGGCTGTGTGCCGGTGCTTACATGGGCGGCAAGCGCCCGGCCATTATCATGCAGAACACCGCTATTGGTGTCACCATCAACACCCTTGTTACGCTGACGCAGTTTTACCGGATGCCGCTGCCTATGCTGATCAGCTATCGCGGCGAGCTGCGCGAGCCTGTTGCCTGCCAGGTTGAAATGGCCGTGCATACCAAGGCCTTACTGAACCAGCTGCACATCCCGACCTATCATTTCCACAAGGAAAGCGACGCGGCCGAGCTGGACGCGATTTTGAAATACACATTCATGTGCAATAAACCCGTTGCTATCCTGACCGATGCATCATTCTGGGGAGGCTACGGCGACCAATGA
- a CDS encoding zinc-finger domain-containing protein — MTTPAPETRIVQDWRVACDGGEGALGHPRVWLQIPKEQGWIECPYCDAKLIHQTAKERV, encoded by the coding sequence ATGACGACACCCGCCCCGGAAACCCGAATTGTGCAGGATTGGCGCGTGGCTTGTGATGGCGGCGAAGGGGCATTGGGCCATCCGCGTGTATGGCTGCAAATCCCCAAAGAGCAGGGCTGGATCGAGTGCCCCTATTGCGATGCCAAGCTGATTCATCAAACGGCCAAGGAACGCGTTTAA
- a CDS encoding threonine-phosphate decarboxylase: MNHTRDHGGGLDAAIAQYGGTRTGWLDLSTGINPVSYPSPSLPPDAWTALPDKAAFTRLYGLARRFWQVPEGADIIAASGASAIIAALPYVFPKGDVCIPGPTYNEHGAAFQAAGWRLGQAPGDVMVAVHPNNPDGRLWSKTELTAKSIIIDESFGDVAPDASLMRLADRPGTVILKSFGKFWGLAGLRLGFAIGDPAIIGQLRDLLGPWQVSGPALHIGAEALADPTWADETRTRLQKDALRLDTLLISKGAEPLGGTTLFRLYRVQNARAAQDQLARHHVWSRVFPYADDWLRLGLPPTDRWAQLQDAL; the protein is encoded by the coding sequence ATGAACCACACACGTGACCACGGCGGCGGGTTGGACGCCGCAATCGCCCAATATGGCGGCACACGCACCGGTTGGCTGGATCTATCCACCGGGATCAACCCGGTCAGCTACCCGTCGCCATCGCTGCCGCCGGACGCTTGGACCGCCCTGCCGGACAAGGCCGCTTTTACCCGGCTCTATGGCCTCGCCCGCCGATTTTGGCAGGTCCCCGAGGGGGCCGATATCATCGCAGCCAGCGGCGCCTCCGCGATTATTGCCGCCCTGCCCTATGTCTTTCCCAAAGGTGATGTTTGCATTCCCGGGCCCACCTATAACGAACATGGGGCGGCCTTTCAGGCGGCCGGTTGGCGCCTTGGGCAAGCCCCTGGCGACGTGATGGTTGCCGTGCATCCAAACAACCCGGACGGGCGACTGTGGAGCAAAACCGAGCTGACCGCAAAGTCTATCATCATTGACGAAAGCTTTGGCGATGTGGCGCCCGATGCATCGCTGATGCGGCTGGCCGATCGGCCCGGCACAGTGATCCTGAAAAGCTTTGGCAAATTTTGGGGTCTGGCTGGACTGCGGCTTGGCTTTGCGATCGGTGATCCGGCGATCATCGGGCAGCTGCGCGATCTGCTGGGGCCTTGGCAAGTCTCGGGCCCAGCGCTGCATATCGGGGCCGAGGCGCTGGCCGATCCAACCTGGGCCGATGAAACCCGGACGCGGTTGCAAAAAGACGCGTTGCGGCTTGATACGCTGCTGATTTCAAAAGGGGCAGAGCCGCTGGGCGGGACAACCCTGTTTCGGCTCTACCGCGTTCAGAACGCCCGCGCAGCACAAGATCAGCTGGCCCGGCATCACGTCTGGTCGCGCGTCTTTCCCTATGCCGATGATTGGCTACGGCTTGGCCTGCCGCCAACAGATCGATGGGCACAATTGCAGGACGCGCTGTGA
- a CDS encoding DUF1636 domain-containing protein, with amino-acid sequence MTTWITTCDTCKNEGWSEGDMAQTDGESLATLIEAAATGLSGVKTRRVSCLMGCKNSCNVAIQGHGKLCYTLGEFAPTPEAASAIVAYALAHSTSETGQVPYREWPQEIKGHFVTRHPPLPDDA; translated from the coding sequence ATGACAACTTGGATTACCACCTGCGACACATGCAAAAATGAAGGATGGTCTGAAGGCGATATGGCCCAGACAGATGGCGAGTCGCTGGCAACCTTGATCGAGGCCGCAGCAACTGGGTTGTCCGGTGTCAAAACGCGCCGCGTATCATGCTTAATGGGGTGTAAAAACTCCTGCAATGTGGCCATCCAGGGGCATGGTAAGCTCTGCTATACATTGGGTGAGTTCGCCCCCACACCCGAGGCCGCATCAGCCATCGTCGCTTATGCGCTGGCCCATTCCACATCCGAGACCGGGCAAGTGCCCTACCGGGAATGGCCGCAAGAAATCAAAGGGCATTTCGTGACCCGCCACCCCCCACTCCCCGACGACGCATGA
- a CDS encoding anti-sigma factor, translating to MTDFSEQLSAYLDGELDAAEAAIVEARLEAEPDARVEMDALLKADALAQEIFDTQLNDPVPFALAQQIKATPLAERPAAAAAKRPIWGTLAASLVMFAIGGLGGYSLKGETPPPVQTAGWLAAVADYHAVYASQGRHLVEVGADESDHIETWLGNTVGASFSIPDLSQYGLTFQGGRLLVANAKPVAQLMYRTADGTVIALCLQNSSRPGDTPPEFNDQTINGFDFVSWSANGADYVVIGPEGQPGLNDIAASAALDI from the coding sequence ATGACCGACTTTTCAGAACAGCTAAGCGCATATCTTGATGGCGAGTTGGATGCGGCAGAGGCCGCAATCGTCGAAGCGCGCCTAGAGGCTGAGCCGGACGCGCGGGTCGAAATGGATGCGCTGCTTAAAGCAGATGCCTTGGCCCAGGAAATCTTTGACACGCAATTGAACGATCCGGTTCCCTTTGCGCTGGCCCAACAGATTAAAGCGACGCCGCTTGCCGAACGTCCCGCGGCCGCTGCTGCCAAACGCCCCATCTGGGGCACATTGGCTGCAAGCCTTGTGATGTTCGCCATTGGCGGTCTTGGCGGCTATAGCCTGAAGGGTGAGACCCCACCGCCCGTACAAACGGCGGGTTGGCTGGCGGCTGTTGCCGATTACCATGCGGTTTACGCAAGCCAGGGCCGTCATCTTGTTGAGGTGGGCGCGGACGAATCCGATCATATCGAAACCTGGCTGGGCAACACCGTTGGGGCCAGCTTTTCCATTCCCGACTTGTCCCAATACGGGCTGACATTCCAAGGCGGCCGTTTGCTGGTGGCCAATGCCAAACCGGTTGCGCAATTGATGTATCGCACAGCGGACGGCACGGTGATTGCGCTTTGCCTGCAAAATAGCAGCCGCCCCGGCGACACGCCGCCCGAATTTAACGATCAGACCATCAACGGCTTTGATTTCGTATCCTGGAGCGCGAATGGTGCCGACTATGTCGTGATCGGCCCCGAAGGCCAGCCTGGCTTGAACGATATCGCGGCAAGCGCCGCTTTGGACATCTAG
- a CDS encoding glutathione S-transferase family protein: protein MGQLVDGTWHDVWYDTKSTGGAFKRADAAFRNWITADGSAGPSGRAGFKAEGGRYHLYVSYACPWAHRTLIFRAIKGLGDHIDISAVHPDMLSEGWTFETDGNGATGDRLFGFDFAREVYTKAMPDMSGRVTVPILWDKVQGTIVSNESSEIIRMFNSAFDDLTGNRDDYWPEHLRDDIAPVNDRIYNTVNNGVYKAGFATTQEAYDAAVYPLFDTLDWLEARLAGNRYLMGDVLTEADWRLWTTLLRFDPVYHLHFKCNRNRIADYQNLSGYLRELYQFPGVAETVNMEHIVRHYHYSHDSINPHRILPINPVSTLEQPHGRG, encoded by the coding sequence ATGGGTCAACTTGTCGACGGCACCTGGCACGATGTCTGGTACGATACCAAATCCACGGGCGGCGCATTCAAACGGGCGGATGCGGCCTTTCGCAACTGGATCACTGCGGATGGGTCTGCTGGCCCTTCTGGCCGCGCCGGGTTCAAGGCCGAAGGCGGGCGTTACCATCTTTATGTGTCCTATGCCTGCCCCTGGGCGCATCGGACGCTGATTTTTCGGGCGATCAAGGGGCTTGGCGATCATATTGATATCTCAGCCGTGCATCCGGACATGCTGTCCGAAGGCTGGACTTTTGAAACAGATGGCAACGGGGCCACCGGTGACCGGCTATTCGGATTTGATTTCGCGCGCGAGGTCTACACCAAGGCAATGCCCGATATGTCGGGCCGGGTCACTGTTCCGATCTTGTGGGATAAGGTGCAGGGCACGATTGTCTCAAACGAGTCCTCGGAAATTATCCGCATGTTCAACAGCGCCTTTGATGATCTGACCGGCAACCGGGACGACTACTGGCCAGAGCATCTGCGGGACGATATCGCCCCGGTCAACGACCGGATTTACAACACAGTCAATAACGGGGTCTACAAAGCGGGCTTTGCCACCACGCAAGAGGCCTATGACGCGGCCGTCTACCCGCTCTTTGATACGCTGGATTGGCTCGAGGCACGGCTCGCAGGCAATCGTTACCTGATGGGCGACGTGCTAACCGAAGCTGATTGGCGCCTCTGGACCACGCTGCTCCGCTTTGACCCGGTCTATCACTTACATTTCAAATGTAACCGCAATCGCATCGCCGATTATCAGAACCTGTCAGGCTATCTGCGCGAGCTCTACCAGTTTCCTGGCGTGGCTGAGACGGTGAATATGGAGCACATCGTGCGCCATTATCATTACAGTCACGACAGCATCAATCCGCATCGGATTTTGCCGATCAACCCGGTCTCTACGCTGGAACAACCTCACGGCCGGGGCTAG
- a CDS encoding response regulator, whose protein sequence is MRVLIVQSNANLGGLWRRHLERLQATVTLVSTGEAALSLLEESSFDVIVLDLVLEEGSALTIADFAEFRQPEANVVFVTDTTFFSDGSIFNHSANARAFIQTATPPKDLAAIVHYYGSASPGREVVPA, encoded by the coding sequence ATGCGTGTCTTGATCGTACAGAGCAATGCGAATTTAGGGGGCCTTTGGCGCCGCCATCTTGAGCGATTGCAAGCCACCGTTACGCTGGTATCCACCGGCGAGGCGGCGCTGTCACTGCTGGAAGAGAGCAGTTTCGATGTCATCGTGCTGGATCTGGTATTGGAAGAGGGTAGCGCCCTGACCATCGCCGATTTCGCCGAATTCCGGCAGCCTGAGGCCAATGTGGTCTTTGTGACTGACACAACCTTCTTTTCAGACGGGTCGATCTTTAACCACAGCGCCAATGCCCGCGCCTTTATCCAAACCGCGACCCCGCCCAAGGACCTGGCCGCGATTGTGCATTACTATGGCAGCGCTAGCCCCGGCCGTGAGGTTGTTCCAGCGTAG
- the cbiB gene encoding adenosylcobinamide-phosphate synthase CbiB, with the protein MTLILGMLLDALLGEPRWLWSRVPHPAVLMGRLIGWCDTRFNGGTHPKQSGILTVLGLCAGAGLLGWGLKALPGVVVDVMVLAMLLAQKSLAQHVSAVADALRLSLGDGRQAVAMIVGRDTRAMDGSAVARGAIESAAENLSDGVIAPIFWFAVGGLPGLLIYKVVNTADSMIGYRTPRHAAFGWAAARLDDLLNLIPARLTAAVIWAVTSRPGPAAILRDAPLHRSPNAGWPEAAMAHGIDVALSGPRSYDGQTQDYPFVNPEGQHQLTLDHIDQSVAVLWRSWAVAFGLAIIATLLW; encoded by the coding sequence GTGACGCTGATCCTGGGGATGCTGCTGGATGCGCTCCTGGGCGAGCCGCGCTGGCTGTGGTCCCGGGTGCCGCATCCTGCCGTGCTCATGGGGCGACTAATCGGCTGGTGCGATACCCGCTTTAACGGCGGCACCCATCCCAAACAAAGCGGCATTCTGACGGTCCTCGGGCTTTGCGCGGGCGCAGGGCTGCTGGGATGGGGGCTAAAGGCGCTACCGGGCGTTGTGGTGGATGTAATGGTGCTTGCCATGCTCTTGGCCCAGAAATCACTGGCACAGCATGTCAGCGCCGTCGCAGACGCGCTGCGCCTGTCCTTGGGTGACGGGCGACAGGCCGTTGCAATGATCGTTGGGCGCGACACACGCGCCATGGACGGGTCTGCCGTTGCGCGGGGGGCCATTGAAAGCGCGGCCGAGAATCTTTCAGACGGGGTGATCGCCCCGATCTTTTGGTTCGCGGTTGGCGGTTTGCCGGGCCTTTTGATCTATAAGGTGGTCAATACGGCAGACAGCATGATCGGCTATCGCACGCCCCGGCACGCAGCCTTTGGCTGGGCCGCCGCCCGGCTGGACGATCTGCTGAATCTCATCCCGGCACGGTTGACGGCTGCGGTGATCTGGGCCGTGACATCGCGGCCCGGTCCCGCGGCCATCCTGCGCGATGCGCCCCTGCACCGTTCGCCCAATGCCGGATGGCCCGAGGCCGCGATGGCCCATGGCATCGATGTCGCCCTGAGCGGGCCACGCAGCTATGATGGGCAGACACAGGACTATCCGTTTGTGAACCCGGAAGGGCAGCATCAGCTAACGCTTGATCATATCGATCAAAGCGTCGCTGTGCTCTGGCGAAGCTGGGCCGTAGCTTTTGGTCTGGCGATCATCGCAACCCTGCTTTGGTAG
- a CDS encoding extracellular solute-binding protein, translated as MTSFHAKTILAITISAIATTAAAEGELNLYSSRHYDTDERLYSDFTDATGITINRIEGNADELIARMEAEGANSPADILLTVDTSRLERAKSAGVLQSIDSDILEARIPEALQDADNQWFGFSQRARIIFYDKSDVTNPPMDYVALADPAYEGQVCHRSSTNVYSQTLLSSIIENHGEAAAKEWAAGVVNNFARDPQGGDTDQLRGLVSGECDISVSNTYYFARALRKDVDGLDADAVANIGWVFPAQNAEGAHMNLSGGGVAAHAPNRDNAIAFLEYLSSDQAQQYFSAGNDEYPAVPGVGLSASVATLGLFRPDAVDLSEVAQNVPAAQAIFNEVGWE; from the coding sequence ATGACGTCATTTCACGCCAAGACGATCCTTGCCATCACCATTTCGGCGATTGCGACCACTGCTGCAGCGGAAGGTGAGTTAAACCTCTATTCTTCGCGCCACTATGATACGGATGAGCGGTTATACTCTGACTTCACCGACGCAACCGGAATTACAATCAACCGGATCGAAGGCAACGCGGATGAGCTGATCGCACGGATGGAAGCAGAAGGCGCCAACTCGCCCGCTGACATCCTGCTGACCGTCGATACATCCCGCCTCGAACGCGCAAAATCCGCAGGCGTTCTGCAATCTATCGACAGCGACATCCTTGAGGCCCGTATCCCAGAAGCGCTGCAAGATGCAGACAATCAATGGTTTGGTTTCAGCCAACGCGCGCGGATCATCTTTTATGATAAAAGCGACGTAACGAACCCGCCAATGGATTATGTCGCATTGGCCGATCCTGCCTATGAAGGTCAGGTTTGCCATCGCTCATCAACCAATGTTTATTCGCAAACATTGCTGTCATCGATCATCGAAAACCATGGTGAGGCCGCGGCCAAGGAATGGGCTGCTGGCGTTGTGAACAACTTTGCCCGTGATCCGCAGGGCGGTGATACCGACCAGCTGCGCGGTCTTGTGTCGGGTGAGTGCGATATCTCGGTCTCAAACACCTATTATTTCGCGCGCGCGCTGCGTAAGGACGTTGACGGGCTCGATGCAGATGCCGTGGCCAATATCGGCTGGGTCTTCCCTGCGCAAAATGCTGAAGGGGCACATATGAACCTATCCGGTGGCGGTGTGGCTGCACATGCGCCGAACCGTGATAACGCCATCGCGTTCCTTGAATATCTGTCCTCTGATCAGGCGCAGCAATATTTCAGCGCTGGCAATGACGAATACCCAGCGGTGCCCGGCGTGGGTCTGTCCGCATCTGTAGCTACATTGGGCCTTTTCCGCCCAGATGCGGTTGATCTAAGCGAAGTTGCCCAGAACGTCCCAGCGGCGCAGGCCATCTTCAACGAAGTTGGTTGGGAATAA
- a CDS encoding ABC transporter permease, which produces MNVQARQPRRIRRFATPLIYGIAALVTAICVLPYLGVILSAVTGSFATLAHLLDTVLLRYSLTTLWLLMIVMTLSAAIGTGAAWLVTMTSFRGRKWFEIALALPLAFPAYVLAYGYTHVLDHPGIVQTTLRDLTGWGPRDYWFPEIRSLGGAGAMLSLVLYPYVYLLARAAFTAQGGTAFLAARVLGKSPLQAFRSVSLPMARPAIASGVMLVAMETIADFGTVSYFGVQTFAVGIYSSWFAMADRAAAAQLALGLLAFALLLAFLERYSRGQAAYTDGRKRQQMQRITLSGGQQVLAIVFCAIPVVLGVIVPVLTLSTMATGSEQNLLSPRYLGFIRNSITLAGIAAVLTVLAALILGTLHRVGPTRITVTALYMGRIGYAVPGGVIAVGLLVPFALFDNTLDAWMRAQFDISTGLLFTGSIWLLVMAYMIRFLAAAIGAYEGGIAAVGPNMDAAARTLGQDMPGMVRRVHMPLLRTSLLTAGLIVFVDVMKELPATLIMRPFNYDTLAVQAHRLASDERLSGAAVPSLVIAAIGLIPVILLCRRIGRESQ; this is translated from the coding sequence ATGAATGTTCAGGCTAGACAACCCCGCAGGATACGCCGATTTGCGACGCCGTTGATTTACGGCATTGCGGCTTTGGTGACTGCGATCTGTGTGCTGCCTTATTTGGGGGTTATCCTGTCTGCGGTCACAGGCTCTTTTGCGACCCTGGCCCATCTTCTGGATACCGTCCTGCTGCGTTATTCACTGACGACCCTGTGGTTGCTGATGATTGTCATGACACTCAGCGCGGCCATCGGAACGGGGGCGGCGTGGCTGGTCACCATGACCTCTTTTCGGGGGCGGAAATGGTTTGAGATCGCGCTGGCGCTGCCCTTGGCCTTTCCGGCCTATGTGTTGGCGTATGGGTATACCCATGTGCTGGATCATCCAGGCATCGTGCAGACAACGTTGCGCGATCTGACAGGCTGGGGCCCGCGCGATTATTGGTTCCCCGAGATCCGGTCGCTTGGCGGTGCAGGCGCGATGCTTAGCCTTGTGCTTTATCCTTATGTTTATCTGCTGGCCCGGGCGGCGTTTACAGCCCAAGGGGGCACGGCATTCCTGGCAGCCCGTGTGCTGGGCAAATCGCCCCTGCAAGCCTTTCGGTCAGTGTCTTTGCCGATGGCGCGTCCGGCCATTGCATCGGGTGTGATGCTTGTTGCGATGGAAACCATCGCGGATTTCGGCACGGTTTCCTATTTTGGGGTGCAGACCTTTGCAGTTGGGATTTACAGCAGCTGGTTTGCCATGGCCGACCGTGCAGCGGCGGCGCAGCTGGCGCTGGGCCTGCTGGCCTTTGCGCTGCTATTGGCCTTTCTGGAACGCTACAGCCGGGGGCAGGCGGCCTATACGGATGGGCGCAAGCGGCAACAGATGCAGCGGATCACGCTAAGCGGCGGCCAGCAGGTATTGGCGATCGTCTTTTGCGCGATCCCGGTTGTACTGGGCGTGATTGTCCCTGTGCTGACCCTCAGCACGATGGCAACCGGATCAGAGCAAAATTTGCTGAGCCCCCGCTATCTGGGTTTTATCCGCAATTCCATCACCTTGGCCGGGATCGCGGCGGTGCTGACGGTGCTGGCCGCGCTGATCCTGGGTACGTTGCACCGGGTTGGGCCGACCCGGATAACCGTCACCGCCCTTTACATGGGCCGGATCGGTTATGCGGTGCCGGGCGGTGTGATCGCGGTGGGGCTTTTGGTGCCCTTTGCGCTGTTCGACAATACGCTTGATGCATGGATGCGGGCGCAGTTTGATATCTCAACCGGTCTGTTATTCACCGGTTCGATCTGGCTGCTCGTGATGGCCTATATGATCCGCTTTCTGGCCGCTGCAATTGGCGCTTATGAGGGCGGTATCGCGGCTGTGGGCCCGAATATGGATGCTGCCGCCCGGACACTGGGCCAGGATATGCCGGGCATGGTCCGCCGCGTGCATATGCCACTTTTGCGCACCAGCCTGCTGACCGCCGGGTTGATCGTCTTTGTCGATGTGATGAAGGAATTGCCCGCGACGCTGATCATGCGCCCGTTCAACTATGACACATTGGCGGTGCAGGCCCACCGGCTTGCCTCGGATGAGCGGCTGAGCGGCGCGGCAGTGCCCAGCCTGGTGATCGCCGCCATCGGGTTGATCCCCGTCATTCTTTTATGCCGCCGTATCGGGCGCGAGAGCCAATAA
- the comE gene encoding sulfopyruvate decarboxylase subunit beta yields the protein MIRSEVLREIAPILRDQLVICNIGLPSQELHMIDDQPTNFYMLGTMGLASSIGLGLALAQDKTVISIDGDGSVLTNFGTLPTIANNVADNYILLIIDNGSYGSTGDQPTYAGKKTSLAAVAKACGCDNVIECQDKDTGPVLQAAIDSKKMTVIVCKCDSGNIKLPVITKDPVVIRDRFMKAVAGDAA from the coding sequence ATGATCCGTTCCGAAGTATTACGCGAAATCGCACCCATCCTGCGCGACCAACTGGTCATTTGTAACATCGGTCTGCCCAGCCAAGAGCTGCATATGATCGATGATCAGCCGACCAATTTCTATATGCTTGGCACGATGGGCCTTGCTTCATCCATTGGGCTGGGTCTGGCGCTGGCCCAGGATAAGACGGTGATTTCCATCGATGGCGATGGCTCTGTGCTGACCAATTTTGGTACGCTGCCGACAATCGCCAATAATGTCGCGGACAACTATATCCTGTTGATCATCGACAATGGCTCTTATGGCTCAACCGGGGATCAGCCCACCTATGCGGGCAAGAAAACCTCGCTTGCGGCGGTGGCGAAGGCCTGCGGCTGTGACAATGTCATCGAATGTCAGGACAAGGATACCGGCCCGGTGCTGCAGGCCGCGATTGACAGCAAGAAGATGACCGTCATCGTGTGTAAATGCGACAGCGGCAATATCAAACTGCCCGTGATCACCAAAGATCCGGTCGTGATCCGCGACCGGTTCATGAAAGCTGTCGCAGGCGACGCGGCCTGA